The Halobacterium sp. CBA1132 genome has a segment encoding these proteins:
- a CDS encoding sulfatase-like hydrolase/transferase, with the protein MKTLLVTVDSLRYDHYEYMENTRSFLGESHPQAYATATATLGTFPNVFTGTYTKSNEIESSFVEELDSKTIGITTNNLVSERYGYDVGFDYFTSPTNSTEEGLKKAVAESLPEGRIYRGISRIYSLYQKISPGSVSKSFRPTEAVIEEFIDAVSGEEWFGWIHLMEPHHPYDPDETNLSREEAQAISRRAIAGGVEEEAAEIVRDLYRQEVIEMDKQLERLWQWLPDDCRVILTGDHGEMLGEDGRWGHPGLLRPETLHIPFSTNFDPELGSVVSSIDIPSLILGEEYREGEFHRETAYASHGEKAAAIEGNQIANPDGVVTLDGERTEDSSLKHKQERFEPSGIVKEDAILEDLEDLGYV; encoded by the coding sequence ATGAAGACGCTACTTGTCACCGTTGACTCGTTGAGGTATGATCACTACGAATATATGGAAAATACTCGGTCGTTCCTCGGAGAGTCTCATCCACAGGCTTACGCGACCGCAACCGCTACATTAGGAACGTTTCCGAACGTATTCACCGGAACGTACACGAAGTCAAACGAGATTGAGAGCTCTTTCGTTGAGGAGTTAGACAGTAAAACAATTGGAATAACAACGAATAATCTCGTTTCGGAACGATACGGATATGACGTCGGTTTCGACTATTTCACGTCTCCAACCAATTCTACTGAGGAAGGCTTAAAGAAGGCAGTTGCAGAATCGCTTCCCGAAGGGCGAATATATCGGGGAATCTCACGCATATACTCACTTTATCAAAAGATTTCGCCTGGTAGTGTCTCCAAATCTTTCCGGCCCACAGAGGCGGTAATCGAGGAATTCATTGATGCCGTGTCTGGCGAAGAATGGTTTGGGTGGATACACCTAATGGAGCCACACCACCCCTACGACCCAGATGAAACGAATCTTTCCCGTGAGGAGGCGCAAGCGATTTCCCGGCGGGCAATCGCTGGCGGAGTAGAGGAGGAAGCCGCTGAGATTGTTAGGGATCTCTATCGACAAGAAGTTATTGAGATGGACAAACAACTTGAACGGTTGTGGCAGTGGCTTCCTGATGACTGTCGAGTCATCCTTACCGGCGATCATGGTGAAATGCTTGGCGAGGACGGACGATGGGGTCACCCTGGACTTCTCCGCCCCGAAACGCTTCATATCCCCTTCTCGACGAATTTCGATCCTGAGCTCGGGTCTGTCGTGTCAAGCATCGATATCCCCTCATTAATCTTGGGTGAAGAGTATAGAGAAGGAGAGTTCCATCGTGAAACAGCCTACGCGAGCCATGGTGAAAAAGCGGCCGCCATTGAGGGTAATCAAATTGCGAATCCAGATGGAGTTGTAACCTTAGATGGCGAGAGGACAGAGGATTCGTCGCTTAAGCACAAACAAGAGCGGTTCGAGCCGTCCGGTATCGTCAAAGAAGATGCGATACTTGAGGATCTAGAGGATCTTGGGTACGTTTAA
- a CDS encoding oligosaccharyl transferase, archaeosortase A system-associated yields the protein MSEKNEESRASSISAGSALDALENWYHVPVLGAVLAFMFWVRVQAWDSFTQNGDVYFSGNDAYYHFREVMYTVQHWPSTMPFDVWTNFPNGTSVGQFGTLFDQIVATAALLVGLGSPSQETISMTLLFAPAVFGALLTIPTYFIGKRLGGRLGGVFAAVVLGLLPGYFLSRSLVGAADHNGAEPLFMSLAVLATMVALTVAEREKPVYEQFLDRDVAGLRSVVGWSVLAGAATAAYMWMWPPGVLLVGIFGVFYLVKLTSDYYSGTSPDHVAVVGAVSSVTTGLLMLVPLSTLSFSPSNFSILQPAFSIAVGVGAVFLAWLAREWDNRELDATSYPLAVFGILVVALGATTVVLPEFWGMLQGNLLRFVGFSAGAATRTIGEAQPFLSRTSTYGLGMFGVIFLEYGLAFFTALLGAAWILLRPHFRSGNPRRMGGAAVAVVVVGLVFVAPGIGDAVGTLLGVDGQVGSLAIVGITLLAVTVTGDYDAEKLLVVVWGAFITSAAFTQVRFNYYLVVPVVVLNAYVLKVVLGFVSLDKPAAQIEDVDWYQVGTVVAVVLVVLVPIAAPVAASATGDGASPVRLTNNQGQQVPLQSATTVGASNSPGAVTVWDDAMEWMNTNTPEQGNFGGADNADQLDYYGTYSQTDDYDYPDGAYGVMSWWDYGHWMTVEGQTIPVANPFQQHATQAANFLLAQNETEAANALAVVNEDDAKTRYVAVDSQMVSPQQKFGAPTIFYDGPRNFTTGTFYTQNILSQYQEGQITNYRSFSQLPTLNHQAYYESLMVRLYKYHGSAQQAQPIVVDWRDTLQTTTGGDLYSFDQSASPIRQFDNMTAAEQYVANDTTAQIGGFNGVPSEYVEALQHYRFIGSSDNTGVKLFERVEGATVTGTGPANTTVTASVTLNMTHLSAGNQTPQFTYTQRAETGADGEFTMTLPYSSTGYDEYGPENGYTNTSVRAADAYEFTTGALTSENLTTVEWNATADVTEGQVIGETESATEVELERHVVDRPEGAEQNDTTNETQSLASPDSVAIESSTTTDSTSSGPLGLQSSFGAAALAVPAVAGALGRRYA from the coding sequence ATGAGCGAGAAGAACGAGGAGTCGAGAGCATCCTCCATCTCGGCCGGTTCAGCTCTCGACGCTCTCGAAAATTGGTACCACGTACCCGTGCTGGGCGCTGTCCTCGCGTTCATGTTCTGGGTGCGCGTGCAGGCGTGGGATAGTTTCACGCAGAACGGCGACGTGTATTTCTCCGGGAACGACGCGTACTACCACTTCCGGGAAGTGATGTACACGGTCCAGCACTGGCCGTCGACGATGCCGTTCGACGTCTGGACGAACTTCCCGAACGGGACCAGTGTCGGCCAGTTCGGGACGCTGTTCGACCAGATTGTCGCTACCGCTGCGCTCCTCGTCGGACTCGGAAGTCCGTCCCAGGAGACGATCTCGATGACGCTACTGTTCGCGCCGGCCGTCTTCGGCGCGCTACTCACCATTCCGACGTACTTCATCGGAAAGCGTCTCGGTGGTCGGCTCGGTGGCGTGTTCGCGGCAGTCGTTCTCGGTCTCCTCCCGGGCTACTTCCTCTCGCGGAGCCTCGTCGGCGCCGCGGACCACAACGGCGCGGAGCCGTTGTTCATGTCACTGGCAGTGCTCGCGACGATGGTCGCGCTCACCGTCGCGGAACGCGAGAAGCCGGTCTACGAGCAGTTCCTCGACCGCGACGTCGCGGGTCTCCGAAGCGTCGTCGGATGGAGTGTTCTCGCGGGCGCCGCCACCGCGGCATACATGTGGATGTGGCCGCCCGGTGTTCTCCTCGTCGGTATTTTCGGCGTGTTCTACCTCGTGAAGCTGACCAGCGACTACTACAGCGGCACGAGCCCCGACCACGTCGCCGTCGTCGGTGCCGTCAGCTCGGTGACGACCGGCCTGCTGATGTTAGTTCCGCTGTCGACGCTTTCCTTCTCCCCCTCGAACTTCTCCATCCTCCAGCCGGCATTCTCTATTGCGGTCGGCGTCGGCGCCGTGTTCCTCGCGTGGCTCGCCCGCGAATGGGACAACCGCGAACTCGACGCAACCTCGTACCCGCTCGCCGTATTCGGCATTCTCGTCGTCGCACTCGGTGCGACGACAGTCGTCCTCCCCGAATTCTGGGGAATGCTTCAGGGGAACCTTCTGCGCTTCGTCGGCTTCAGCGCAGGCGCAGCCACTCGGACTATCGGTGAGGCCCAGCCGTTCCTCTCTCGGACGAGCACGTACGGACTCGGGATGTTCGGCGTCATTTTCCTCGAATACGGGCTCGCGTTCTTCACGGCCCTCCTGGGCGCGGCGTGGATTCTGCTCCGCCCGCACTTCCGCAGCGGCAACCCACGGCGCATGGGTGGCGCGGCGGTCGCCGTTGTCGTGGTTGGGCTCGTGTTCGTGGCGCCGGGCATTGGTGATGCGGTCGGTACGCTGCTCGGCGTGGACGGCCAGGTCGGTTCGCTGGCTATCGTCGGCATCACGCTCCTTGCAGTCACGGTGACTGGCGACTACGACGCGGAGAAACTGCTCGTGGTCGTCTGGGGCGCGTTCATCACCTCGGCGGCGTTCACGCAGGTGCGGTTCAACTACTACCTCGTCGTGCCGGTCGTCGTGCTGAACGCATACGTGCTGAAGGTCGTGCTCGGCTTCGTGAGCCTCGACAAGCCGGCCGCACAGATCGAGGACGTTGACTGGTACCAGGTCGGCACGGTCGTCGCCGTCGTGTTGGTCGTGCTCGTCCCCATCGCGGCCCCCGTTGCCGCGTCCGCGACTGGTGACGGTGCTAGCCCGGTGCGGTTGACGAACAATCAGGGCCAGCAGGTGCCGCTGCAGTCGGCGACGACCGTCGGCGCGTCGAACAGCCCCGGTGCGGTGACGGTGTGGGACGACGCGATGGAGTGGATGAATACGAACACGCCCGAACAGGGCAACTTCGGCGGCGCGGACAACGCCGACCAATTGGACTACTACGGGACGTACAGCCAGACCGACGACTACGACTACCCCGACGGCGCGTACGGCGTGATGTCGTGGTGGGACTACGGCCACTGGATGACCGTCGAGGGCCAGACGATCCCGGTCGCGAACCCGTTCCAGCAACACGCCACGCAGGCGGCGAACTTCCTGCTCGCGCAGAACGAGACCGAGGCCGCGAACGCGCTCGCCGTCGTCAACGAGGACGACGCGAAGACGCGCTACGTCGCGGTGGACTCCCAGATGGTCTCGCCCCAGCAGAAGTTCGGCGCGCCGACCATCTTCTACGACGGCCCGCGGAACTTCACCACGGGGACGTTCTACACGCAGAACATCCTCTCGCAGTACCAGGAGGGCCAGATCACGAACTACCGGTCGTTCAGCCAGCTCCCGACGCTGAACCACCAGGCGTACTACGAGTCGCTGATGGTGCGGCTCTACAAGTACCACGGCAGCGCACAGCAGGCCCAGCCAATCGTCGTCGACTGGCGGGACACGCTGCAGACGACGACCGGCGGGGACCTGTACAGCTTCGACCAGTCGGCGTCCCCGATTCGGCAGTTCGACAACATGACCGCGGCCGAGCAGTACGTCGCCAACGACACCACCGCCCAGATTGGCGGGTTCAACGGGGTTCCCTCGGAGTACGTCGAAGCCCTCCAGCACTACCGGTTCATCGGGTCGAGTGACAACACGGGCGTGAAGCTCTTCGAGCGCGTCGAGGGAGCGACCGTCACGGGGACCGGCCCCGCGAACACGACGGTGACCGCGTCGGTCACGCTGAACATGACCCATCTCTCGGCGGGCAACCAGACGCCGCAGTTCACGTACACGCAGCGCGCGGAGACCGGGGCTGACGGCGAGTTCACGATGACGCTCCCGTACTCATCGACCGGCTACGACGAGTACGGCCCCGAGAACGGCTACACGAACACGTCCGTTCGCGCCGCGGACGCCTACGAGTTCACGACCGGTGCCCTCACGTCGGAGAACCTGACGACCGTCGAGTGGAACGCGACGGCCGACGTCACTGAAGGCCAGGTCATCGGCGAGACCGAGTCCGCGACCGAGGTCGAGTTGGAGCGCCACGTCGTCGACCGTCCGGAGGGCGCCGAGCAGAACGACACGACCAACGAGACGCAGTCGCTGGCATCCCCAGACTCGGTGGCTATCGAATCGTCGACAACGACCGATTCGACGAGTAGCGGGCCACTCGGCCTGCAGTCGTCGTTCGGCGCGGCCGCACTCGCTGTGCCCGCGGTCGCCGGCGCGCTCGGGCGGCGCTACGCATAA
- a CDS encoding glycosyltransferase — translation MDDVAVATKVFTRYDHLRNLLESVEETDIRKVYISDDGDGSGDIYDEDWDLDLHVIDLEYDAGLGLGRKKFVEESNEDYLLVVDTDHEIPANWQNLKDIIEYYPTLGGVSGIVVENGRVSGMCHDIKIENDVLVRYTPEKETLWGSGHAFIEFDFVPNAILLRRECLEEYNWDPEYVIEKEHLDFFYGHYRKTDWEFGVCPSVVFPHHDTVNKSYLQLRTAEERKLESKGYFLNKWDLSQIQRESYWLDRTPHENPIAVRVANLFPRRLAKHILNMNDRLRPLKKYL, via the coding sequence ATGGATGACGTAGCTGTTGCGACCAAGGTATTCACGAGGTATGACCACCTTAGAAATCTTCTAGAAAGTGTTGAGGAAACCGATATCCGGAAAGTCTATATCTCGGATGATGGAGATGGTTCTGGTGATATCTACGATGAAGACTGGGACTTGGACCTTCACGTCATTGACCTTGAATATGATGCGGGACTTGGTTTAGGTCGGAAAAAGTTTGTCGAAGAATCCAACGAAGACTATCTTCTCGTCGTCGATACGGACCACGAGATACCCGCGAATTGGCAGAACTTAAAGGATATAATTGAATACTATCCTACGTTAGGAGGGGTCTCTGGGATTGTTGTTGAAAATGGGCGAGTCTCTGGTATGTGCCACGATATTAAGATTGAAAACGACGTTTTGGTGAGATATACACCTGAGAAAGAAACACTATGGGGATCAGGGCACGCGTTCATTGAGTTTGATTTTGTTCCTAATGCAATTCTCCTGAGAAGAGAATGTTTAGAAGAGTATAATTGGGACCCAGAGTATGTGATTGAGAAAGAACATCTTGATTTTTTCTACGGACATTACCGGAAAACAGATTGGGAATTTGGTGTCTGTCCATCAGTTGTATTCCCACACCATGATACCGTAAATAAATCATACCTGCAACTTCGAACAGCTGAAGAAAGAAAACTGGAGAGCAAGGGGTACTTCCTTAATAAGTGGGACCTTTCCCAGATTCAACGAGAGTCTTATTGGCTCGATCGTACACCCCATGAGAATCCTATCGCTGTTAGAGTTGCGAACCTCTTCCCGCGTCGTCTAGCAAAACATATATTAAATATGAATGACCGACTACGTCCACTCAAAAAATATCTATGA
- a CDS encoding NRDE family protein encodes MCTLAFAWQAYDDAPLVVGANRDEAAGRPSSPPAVRGTNPAVLMPRDEEAGGTWIGVNEHRVFVAVTNRDADIEGERSRGRLVTDTLAAGSADGAIETVEREVAAREYAGFNLVIADEHECVLLEWDGVLRTHALDPGTHVLVNAGYDGGTAKSRAIRDALRGHDTPDAWREAARSALADHDTGACIHGDGYGTRSSSLVTIRADGEVEYEFADGPPCETDYRRVDGQL; translated from the coding sequence GTGTGTACGCTGGCATTCGCGTGGCAGGCCTACGACGACGCGCCGTTGGTCGTCGGTGCGAACCGAGACGAAGCAGCCGGCCGGCCATCCTCGCCGCCCGCCGTCCGCGGGACAAATCCTGCGGTACTGATGCCCAGGGACGAGGAAGCCGGCGGGACGTGGATCGGCGTGAACGAGCACCGCGTGTTCGTCGCCGTGACGAATCGAGATGCGGACATCGAGGGCGAGCGCTCCCGCGGCCGCCTCGTCACTGACACGCTCGCCGCCGGGTCCGCCGACGGCGCCATCGAGACGGTCGAACGCGAGGTCGCCGCCCGCGAGTACGCGGGCTTCAACCTCGTCATCGCGGACGAACACGAGTGCGTGCTCTTGGAGTGGGACGGCGTGCTGCGGACGCACGCGCTCGACCCCGGGACGCACGTCCTCGTGAACGCCGGCTACGACGGCGGGACGGCGAAGTCGCGCGCAATTCGTGACGCACTGCGCGGCCACGACACTCCGGATGCGTGGCGCGAGGCGGCCCGCAGCGCGCTCGCCGACCACGACACCGGCGCGTGCATCCACGGCGACGGCTACGGCACGCGGTCGTCGTCGCTCGTGACGATTCGCGCGGACGGCGAAGTCGAGTACGAGTTCGCTGACGGCCCGCCCTGCGAGACCGACTACCGGCGTGTAGACGGTCAGCTTTAA
- a CDS encoding glycosyltransferase family A protein, with protein MKWSFLTTNYNKCDALDESIPSMLESLPEDGELIIVDGGSTDGSIEKLQSFDDDRIEVIVEKSNLGEGRQIAMNRCSGDAVVEHLDTDRVYGDLTQYLDLYETLREEHPNLFLMTLDSVYLTSPEVSHQIGGWPPISRAEERVYTDRAITTEEITPRLYPESKSQEINTEDVSSIIDRLEKWKYEVRDNIRCGFSLRQIIRFHYHEFSLPKALVADTVGVLGWIEAQGMEEYGRDRLSWREFPSWEYRLASDDEIVLDGPENFGWDK; from the coding sequence ATGAAATGGAGCTTTCTTACGACGAATTACAACAAGTGTGATGCTCTAGATGAATCGATTCCATCGATGCTGGAGTCGCTTCCGGAGGATGGAGAGCTCATAATTGTCGACGGCGGAAGTACCGATGGAAGCATCGAAAAACTCCAATCGTTCGATGACGATCGAATTGAGGTAATCGTTGAGAAGTCAAATCTTGGAGAGGGGCGTCAAATAGCCATGAATCGATGTAGCGGAGACGCTGTCGTGGAGCATCTTGATACTGATCGGGTCTACGGGGATCTCACCCAGTATCTAGATCTCTACGAAACCTTACGTGAAGAACATCCGAATCTCTTCCTGATGACTCTCGACTCTGTCTATCTCACGTCTCCAGAGGTGTCCCATCAAATAGGAGGATGGCCTCCGATAAGCCGGGCAGAGGAACGCGTGTATACTGATAGAGCGATAACGACAGAGGAGATTACCCCACGTCTCTACCCGGAGTCAAAGAGCCAAGAGATTAATACGGAGGACGTGTCATCGATAATCGACCGGCTAGAGAAGTGGAAATATGAGGTCCGCGACAATATCCGCTGTGGCTTCTCACTTCGACAAATTATCCGTTTTCATTACCACGAATTTTCACTTCCGAAAGCTCTTGTTGCGGATACTGTGGGGGTTCTTGGCTGGATTGAAGCACAAGGTATGGAAGAATATGGCCGTGATCGACTATCGTGGAGGGAGTTCCCCTCATGGGAGTATCGTCTTGCTTCGGATGACGAAATCGTCCTTGATGGGCCAGAGAACTTCGGGTGGGATAAATGA
- the menE gene encoding o-succinylbenzoate--CoA ligase has protein sequence MRDAVALQTRSNPDATALVDAATDATWTFRDLDADIEEMAGRLAACGVQRGDRVAVLMENRPAFVRLVFACARLGAVLVPLNARLATPELSAQAERVGPALVVCEADTADAARALPVPAVSVDAEGDIEHLGARSPKRFEPAALSWTDTRAVMFTSGTTGDPKAVRLTYANVAASAVASSFRLGVLPEDSWLCPLSLYHMGGLSVVLRSALYGTTAVLTRGFDADGVRSALATHDCTGVSLVPTMLDRLLDAGSLPDSLRFALVGGAPTPPELVERALNAGVPVCPTFGMTETASQVATLHATEARDRPDSSGRPLLGTDVTVLDEDGDVLPAGETGELVVSGPTVTPGYLSADANTDKFCEHGLRTGDFGFVDSAGFLHVGGRQTDQIVTGGENVHPEEVAAVLRDHPAVEDVAVIGVPDEEWGERVAAIVVAEGVTADDLRAFCGDRLARYKHPRTIAFAETVPRTASGTVDREAVRRELETE, from the coding sequence ATGCGTGACGCCGTCGCGCTGCAGACGCGCAGCAACCCCGACGCGACCGCGCTCGTCGACGCCGCCACCGACGCGACGTGGACGTTCCGCGACCTCGACGCCGACATCGAGGAAATGGCGGGACGGCTCGCCGCCTGCGGCGTCCAGCGCGGCGACCGCGTGGCGGTCCTGATGGAGAATCGCCCGGCGTTCGTCCGGCTCGTGTTCGCGTGCGCTCGCCTCGGTGCGGTGCTCGTGCCGCTGAACGCGCGGCTCGCGACGCCGGAACTCAGCGCGCAAGCCGAGCGCGTCGGCCCCGCGCTGGTCGTCTGCGAAGCCGACACCGCGGACGCAGCGCGCGCCCTCCCGGTGCCGGCCGTGAGCGTGGATGCTGAGGGAGACATCGAGCACTTGGGCGCGCGCTCGCCGAAGCGCTTCGAGCCCGCAGCCCTGTCGTGGACGGACACGCGCGCCGTGATGTTCACGTCGGGGACCACGGGCGACCCGAAAGCCGTCCGCTTGACGTACGCGAACGTCGCCGCGAGCGCCGTCGCCTCCTCGTTCCGCCTCGGCGTGCTCCCCGAGGACAGCTGGCTGTGCCCGCTCTCCCTGTACCACATGGGCGGGCTCTCGGTCGTCCTCCGGTCGGCGCTGTACGGGACGACGGCCGTGCTCACGCGCGGGTTCGACGCCGACGGCGTGCGCAGCGCGCTTGCGACCCACGACTGCACGGGCGTCTCGCTGGTCCCGACGATGCTCGACCGACTGCTCGACGCCGGCAGCCTCCCCGACAGTCTGCGGTTCGCGCTCGTCGGGGGCGCGCCGACCCCACCGGAACTCGTCGAACGCGCGCTCAACGCGGGTGTCCCCGTCTGTCCGACGTTCGGAATGACCGAGACCGCCTCACAGGTCGCAACCCTGCACGCGACGGAAGCCCGCGACCGCCCGGACAGTTCGGGGCGGCCGCTGCTCGGGACCGACGTGACGGTCCTCGACGAGGACGGCGACGTGCTACCGGCGGGCGAGACGGGTGAACTCGTCGTCTCCGGGCCGACGGTCACGCCCGGCTACCTCTCCGCGGACGCAAATACCGATAAATTCTGCGAGCACGGCCTCCGTACGGGCGACTTCGGGTTCGTGGATTCTGCGGGATTCCTCCACGTCGGCGGGCGACAGACCGACCAGATTGTCACGGGCGGCGAGAACGTCCACCCCGAGGAGGTCGCGGCCGTCCTCCGCGACCACCCGGCCGTCGAAGACGTTGCCGTCATCGGCGTCCCCGACGAGGAGTGGGGTGAGCGCGTCGCCGCGATCGTCGTCGCGGAGGGCGTGACTGCCGACGACCTCCGCGCGTTCTGCGGGGACCGACTCGCACGCTACAAGCACCCCCGGACGATTGCGTTCGCCGAGACGGTGCCGCGAACCGCCTCTGGGACCGTCGACCGCGAGGCGGTGCGGCGCGAACTCGAGACCGAGTAG
- a CDS encoding DUF368 domain-containing protein produces MDGRAWLAVYLKGAAMGAADAVPGVSGGTIALITGIYERLVGAIAALDPLEALGLLALVPRLGDADARAELWASLVEMDVPFLAVLGVGLVTAVVTVANVVHVAINDFPGLTFAFFFGLIAASVVVLLGEVTLDTPGRIAAAVVGFALAFVLSAQAQAGTLPEVLPVVFLAGAVAICAMVLPGVSGSLLLLTMGLYDTMTSAVSDATDAALGGDLGATVAPVTTLVVFTAGAVVGLLSFARVVEWALEQYRAATLTFLVALMAGALRAPAIQIADANPTWSAASAGGVLVAAVLGAAVVLVLDATTDDLDY; encoded by the coding sequence ATGGACGGTCGCGCGTGGCTGGCGGTCTACCTGAAGGGCGCCGCGATGGGCGCCGCGGACGCGGTGCCCGGCGTCTCCGGCGGCACGATTGCGCTCATCACGGGCATCTACGAGCGCCTCGTCGGCGCCATCGCGGCGCTGGACCCGCTGGAGGCGCTGGGGTTGCTCGCGCTCGTGCCGCGACTCGGGGACGCTGACGCGCGCGCGGAGTTGTGGGCGTCGCTCGTCGAGATGGACGTGCCCTTCCTCGCGGTGCTCGGCGTCGGCCTCGTCACCGCCGTCGTCACCGTCGCGAACGTCGTCCACGTCGCCATCAACGACTTCCCCGGCCTGACGTTCGCGTTCTTCTTCGGGCTCATCGCGGCGTCCGTCGTCGTGCTGCTCGGCGAGGTCACGCTCGACACCCCGGGACGAATCGCGGCGGCCGTCGTCGGGTTCGCGCTCGCGTTCGTCCTGAGCGCGCAGGCCCAAGCCGGCACGCTCCCTGAAGTGCTGCCCGTCGTCTTCCTCGCGGGCGCCGTCGCCATCTGCGCGATGGTGCTCCCGGGCGTCTCGGGGTCGCTCCTGTTGTTGACGATGGGGTTGTACGACACGATGACGTCGGCCGTCAGCGACGCGACCGACGCCGCGCTCGGCGGCGACCTCGGTGCGACCGTCGCCCCCGTGACGACGCTCGTCGTGTTCACGGCGGGCGCCGTCGTCGGTCTGCTGTCGTTCGCGCGCGTCGTCGAGTGGGCGCTCGAACAGTACCGCGCGGCGACGCTGACGTTCCTCGTCGCGCTGATGGCGGGCGCACTGCGGGCGCCCGCGATTCAGATTGCTGACGCGAACCCTACGTGGAGCGCGGCGAGCGCGGGCGGCGTCCTCGTCGCGGCAGTCCTCGGCGCGGCGGTCGTGCTCGTCCTCGACGCGACGACCGACGACCTCGACTACTAA
- a CDS encoding lipopolysaccharide biosynthesis protein, translated as MSEAGNMNLGWEAVKGLIAKSLMAATGFIGILIFTRIVGKSDFGGYYLLLSVVFILDRPIRGFCQAVRKRWSESGSAKREILGAVLLVNLIGFVLISAGVLILDSYIVSYTGLNGAAPLFLTIFGSLILWFPFQQIMGAMGYPSKQVWNDALRSLFTLPLQIGLVLCGLGALGMGYGLAGATLLSVPFGVYVVSTRPSLPSRKTISSLWEYAKYSSPNAIVGETYSRIDIILLGLLAGTTSVANYEVAFKMVTPATFASGVVGSALMPKISNLISEGKEFKEDVNNSISYVSILGIPIFFGALAIPESLVVTAFGPQYSDAGPYLIGLALYQVISTQTAIYFQTLSGMDLPKIGLKVNSLTLAFNIAIGAILVFSIGAIGIVVGTVLAEALRYLLTTRSVVRRIDDITPIPRTLIMQILAGISMYLIVHILNTQIMVSSWVDLGILVGAGALVYGSVLIVISPDVRSTTVSVYRDSRA; from the coding sequence ATGAGTGAGGCTGGTAATATGAACCTCGGGTGGGAAGCCGTTAAGGGATTAATAGCCAAATCTTTGATGGCTGCTACAGGGTTTATAGGCATTCTAATTTTCACGAGGATTGTTGGAAAGTCCGACTTCGGTGGCTATTACCTGCTTCTATCTGTTGTCTTTATTCTTGACAGACCCATACGTGGGTTTTGTCAAGCCGTTAGAAAGAGATGGTCTGAGTCGGGGTCAGCCAAAAGGGAGATTCTAGGCGCTGTATTACTAGTTAACTTAATTGGATTTGTTTTGATAAGCGCTGGTGTATTAATCCTAGATAGCTACATTGTTTCATACACCGGCCTTAACGGTGCTGCTCCTCTTTTCTTAACAATCTTCGGTTCTCTTATCCTTTGGTTCCCGTTTCAGCAAATTATGGGGGCTATGGGATATCCATCAAAGCAAGTCTGGAACGATGCTCTAAGATCTCTTTTCACCCTCCCGTTACAGATTGGATTAGTACTCTGTGGACTTGGCGCACTCGGTATGGGATACGGGCTTGCGGGTGCGACGCTTTTGAGTGTCCCCTTTGGTGTCTACGTTGTCTCTACTCGTCCATCTCTCCCTTCCAGAAAAACGATTTCATCACTCTGGGAATACGCTAAGTATAGTTCACCGAACGCTATTGTCGGAGAGACATACAGTAGGATTGATATTATTCTACTCGGGCTGCTCGCAGGAACTACATCAGTAGCAAACTATGAGGTAGCATTCAAGATGGTTACACCAGCAACGTTTGCGTCAGGAGTCGTCGGTTCCGCACTGATGCCCAAAATCTCAAATTTAATTTCAGAGGGGAAGGAGTTCAAAGAGGATGTGAACAACTCGATTTCTTATGTGAGCATCCTCGGCATTCCGATCTTTTTTGGTGCACTTGCAATCCCTGAATCGCTTGTAGTTACTGCATTTGGCCCGCAATATTCCGACGCTGGCCCCTATCTTATCGGACTCGCGCTCTATCAAGTCATATCTACTCAAACAGCAATTTATTTCCAGACACTCTCCGGGATGGACCTGCCGAAAATAGGCCTAAAAGTAAATTCTCTTACACTTGCCTTCAATATCGCCATCGGAGCCATACTAGTCTTCTCAATAGGCGCTATCGGAATTGTGGTTGGGACTGTACTCGCAGAGGCCCTCAGATATTTGTTGACGACAAGAAGTGTAGTTCGGCGTATTGACGATATTACCCCTATTCCAAGGACACTCATAATGCAGATTCTTGCTGGTATCAGCATGTACCTGATTGTCCACATACTCAACACTCAGATTATGGTTTCATCGTGGGTTGATTTAGGGATCCTCGTGGGTGCAGGTGCTCTCGTCTACGGCAGTGTTCTAATCGTGATATCTCCTGATGTGCGGTCAACAACTGTGTCTGTATATCGAGATTCGCGTGCGTAA